A portion of the Aythya fuligula isolate bAytFul2 chromosome 10, bAytFul2.pri, whole genome shotgun sequence genome contains these proteins:
- the LOC116493086 gene encoding PHD finger protein 7-like has translation MSDMNENAPDSRERACMLCGRVDVDVNVCGQTYERDGLCAHLYCMLFANGLYRRERIRQGTAGILTEDVRRTIRQASEKQCFVCGERGASITCMVTGCERCFHLPCASEGECVTHYFGRYRSFCSEHRPHQAAQAAPEQGTTCIICMDPVGDSTSYHTMVCPACNHAWFHRRCIQGHAVCAGIVCFQCPICRDRLNFCAEMSNMGIRIPVRVPAWEDNDAFASQRERHRHCDASECLYPQGRDQAEGQGPWQLLLCRSCAAEGTHRRCSNLTDSAGTWECASCAGVDNAVIFKTTVHWSKDFEYNSNGKRLETSMP, from the exons ATGTCTGACATGAACGAGAATGCTCCCGACTCGAGGGAGCGAG cATGCATGCTGTGTGGCCGGGTAGATGTCGACGTGAATGTCTGCGGCCAAACATACGAAAGGGATGGGCTCTGTGCCCACTTATATTGCATG CTTTTTGCAAATGGCCTTTATCGGCGTGAACGCATAAGACAGGGAACTGCAGGAATTTTAACAGAGGATGTACGGCGCACAATCAGGCAGGCATCCGAGAAG CAATGCTTCGTCTGTGGCGAGCGAGGGGCCAGCATCACCTGCATGGTGACAGGCTGTGAACGCTGCTTCCATCTCCCCTGCGCCTCAGAGGGAGAATGCGTCACCCATTACTTCGGGCGGTACAG GTCCTTCTGCTCAGAGCACCGCCCACACCAGGCAGCGCAGGCAGCTCCAGAGCAGGGCACCACCTGCATCATCTGCATGGACCCTGTGGGGGACAGCACGTCCTACCACACCATGGTGTGCCCAGCCTGCAATCACGCCTGGTTCCATCGGCGCTGCATCCAG GGACATGCCGTGTGCGCAGGCATTGTCTGCTTCCAGTGCCCCATCTGCAGAGACAGGTTGAATTTTTGTGCAGAGATGTCCAACATGGGGATCCGAATCCCAGTCAG AGTACCAGCCTGGGAGGACAACGACGCCTTTGCATCACAGCGTGAGAGGCACCGGCACTGTGATGCCAGCGAATGCCTTTACCCACAAGGCAGGGATCAGGCGGAGGGACAGGG GCCCTGGCAGCTGCTCCTGTGCCGCTCCTGTGCTGCCGAAGGCACCCACCGGCGCTGCTCCAACTTGACCGACAGCGCAGGCACCTGGGAGTGCGCCAGCTGTGCTGGCGTGGACAACG cagtcattttcaaaacaactgtTCATTGGTCAAAGGACTTTGAATATAACAGCAACGGCAAACGCctagaaacttccatgccttaa